In Arachis hypogaea cultivar Tifrunner chromosome 7, arahy.Tifrunner.gnm2.J5K5, whole genome shotgun sequence, the genomic window TTTAttcaaaaccctaaccctaattcccaaatcacaCTTTGGAATTCTAAGAAATTCCTTCAAATTTCCCCGAGAAAATGTCAGGTCGCGGAAAGGGTGGCAAGGGATTGGGAAAAGGAGGAGCCAAGAGGCATCGTAAGGTTCTCCGCGATAACATTCAGGGAATCACGAAGCCTGCGATTCGGAGGCTAGCGAGAAGAGGTGGCGTGAAACGAATCAGTGGTTTGATCTATGAAGAGACTCGTGGTGTTCTTAAGATCTTTTTGGAGAACGTGATTCGTGATGCGGTGACATACACGGAGCACGCAAGGAGGAAGACGGTGACGGCTATGGATGTTGTTTACGCTCTGAAGAGGCAGGGAAGGACCCTCTATGGGTTTGGAGGCTGAGGCTTCTAAAGTTTGGATTTTGGAAAGATTGGTAGATATTGGAAGGATTTTGGAAATTGGGCATGTGATAGACTTGTGCTTTTTTAAGAAAAAGTTGGAAGGAAATCTGTATTTtggtttgtattttattttattcccgtGAAAAAATTTGTAGTTTGAATTGAATAGTTCAAGTTTACTTGAATTGAATTTCTTTCTTGAACTTTTAGCTGTTATTGTTCATACATGCTTTTGATATTTCTAATGTAGTAGTTACCACTAGCTTGTtcaattcttattttattattatctacttggttctattttttttaatctaacaaGCATTGGTAACAGTCTTAAAGATGGCGTATAATATGACTTGGTTTATGAGCACTATAATTAGTTTTACAAGAACTGTGAAGAGATGTACATTTAAATGTATTCTAATTTTGGTCGAATGTCTTCGTTTAGCCGTCTAAGGATGTGCTGGGTACTAATGAATATGATGCTCATCGATGGGATTAGATGCAAGGTGATCTTCACTATTACTACTGTACTTGTGAGCAAACAACGAacttatttgaattttaaaagttaaccAGATCATTCACTTATATAACCATAAACCATCTCAATGACAGTATAATATGATTTTATCGTAATTTTCTTTCCACAATAACAATAATGTTAGTTATAAACAAtcgttttaattttcaataacaaCCATTTCAACGTTATAAATTTCACttaaaaattatatcatataCAAATTTAGTATCTAATGACTAATATTGACGAAGGAATGGTTTGATTACCAAACCAATCCAACCCAAAAGTCATGTTTTGATTCAAATTTGCtctaaaaaaatgcttaatccgATCCAAATCGATTTAATTACAATTTAATGGGTTAGGTTCTAATCTCTTCAGAATTTCACTCAACCGAACCTCATTCCTAATTAGCAACTTATAGCAGGAAGTAATTAAATATGTTTTGGCTTATCAAATATATCAACTATAAATTTCTTACTCTTATTATTACTGATGAATTTAATTTGTACTGCTCttaaaaatatgaattattatattagaatttttaaaattatttagcaACTTGATCAATGAtaacaaatttatttatatatctgGCATTGCCTCTACTTAAACTAAACTTACAGAATTAAATATTCTAAACATCTTCAATTTAATTATGGATTACTGATAAACTTAGTTGGATTACCAACAACTTATAGTACGTGTATGCTGTATGCATGAATATGaatgtgtttctttttttttttttgggttatactttatagttatattttatatttagcattgtttttacccTTCAAAGTTACTATATTCGATTCCAAGTAGTTATTTCCAATCATTTTTCGTTTCCCAAAAATATCGTCAAAATGGTCTTAATTAAAATGGTTTTTTTAGGGGTGGGTACGGtcgatttggtttggatttatggtaaaattagaaccgaatcgatcaaaatataattggtttggttggtattttttttgtatatatatccgaaccaaaccaaaccgattaagaacggattAATTCGGTTCAAGTAATTGAATAtccgatgactttgaaattcataaaaaaaaaaaccaaatttttatcttaaaaattcaacaagtacaataaacatgtaacatcaatagaaataatccaaacatgttaaataccaaatacattaaaaactaaactcattaaaatccaaatatattaatagtgaataatctttgtctaatgaaaaagtcatatatatatatatatattttattttatttaattaatatataattgggTTCACGGGTTGATTCAGGTTTCACACTTCCAAAACCGATACCTGAACTAATCACTAACAAAGACCATCGGTTTGGTTCGGATTGAATCCGATTACCTATTGATtacagaaccaatttaattggttcggttcggatTCAAACATGTAATCGAATATCCGCTACCCGTGTTCACCTCTAGGTTTTCTTCGAAAGTATTTTTATGAGCAAGATTATAATGTActataaataatgaaaaataattggattttttaataaataatttaaattttgtatatataaaatttagataatatttacaaatttatattttattacttatttcgattataatataaatttaataagaaaacacatttaatttatattataaactaGATAAATAACATTATTTTTGAACGAATAAAATAACATCTAGCATGCATTTTAAAATATGCATAAAAACtataaagcatttaaaattatatcaaattaaaaataatattagtaaaaaaaagaACTATACAGCCATATAAACATTGgaggaaaataataatttaaaggtGTCCCTATTTACAACATTATTTATAAGATTAGTATTTGTATAGGCTCGTGACCATTAGTCATGTTCAGCCTCCAAAATTGTAAAATACAGAGCATTTTTTGCTGTCTTCTCAATTTTCATGAATCAAAAGTTCCTTGAATTGTATATGCTGGTTTCTCGAAGATTTTACCAATGAATGGAAATGGTCAAACGGGTCTTTCTATTGACAAGATTAGGAAAGAATCAAgatttgttaatatttttctatCAAACAAAAAAGTTGACTGCTTATTATTGATGCCTAATAAGCGAAaaagttgatttattttattttcacagCGCCACGAGATGTACCTAAAACGGATTTAAGGTAATTTGAACTTGAAAATAAATACATCAGAGATGGTGATGAGAATTTTGAAAGTTTTTTTGTGTGAGTTTCGAGACGGTaatagaaaatttttataagagatTCTAatgtttaaattaataaaaattttagacaaatttaaataaattaaaattaaaaaatatttaaatttaataaaatatttataaaaataaataataatttggttaacatttttatatttttccatttatagtagtgaataatttttttttaaaaagttatttcacATTGTTATAAAGTAGTGGATGACAATGTCTTACTTATTATATAAGTCAGAACAGATACGAATTATATTCTAAATAAATTGGATAAATTAATCTATATAGTTTTTTGGATTAATTTTATtagatttggtaaaatttttatgaATCTTTTGGAAAGTTGGATTAGCTTTATTTGGGTCATAATATGAACACATAGTAATATATAATCAAATATGAATCTTgttaaattaatacaaaaatattatttataaattaaaattaaccgctaaaattaattattaatatatttgtgtataaatatatattaattaatttatttttaatgtatatttgtattttaatatatattttatactaataactattttttagtaattaattttaatgtatacttaatataattaaaaataataatagtataaGTAAATGtgtttcaataaaaaaaagtatacataaatttaatcattttttttatgttttttatacattaaatatattaagaaggattacaatattttttttactcaCTCCTTTAACCAATACTCTTATGACATGTTTTAGTTAAATTcactaaatatttatattaatttttaaaataatattatcactTCTATTTTAATAATACTACTATTATACATAGTTTATCTATTGCATTCTTGTATAAAATATCTTAAAAACAAGAATAACCATCATCAAAATCAAAGTCACAATATCCggttaatttataataaaaaagctTGTGAAGACACATAATTTCTTACTAGTCTAACCCTCTTAAGTTGTAATTGGACAATTGTAATACTAGACTagctaaatgaaaaatatttttttttttttattgtgataAGGATAGATGTGCATTGTTTAATGACTTGTAagtttcttttttatatgagcagttTAATTTTTCTACAATAAAAAATTCAAGTTCTCAAAAGTAAagtaaatttaatgaaattttaaaaaataaattttaaacatatatatatatatatatatatatatgtatatataagagTATAGTTTGAGCAAATGATATacaacaataatataaaataccttttttttctctttttttctctctctatataCACTGctacatatattaataaatataaatatgaatcatttttattatattgagataataatattgatgtatattaatattagaattttctatttatacttttttattttatatttattttttatttatttattttacaacacgttattagTACGAGACTGTTATAAAAATTTAGGAAGATTcaagtaataaatttttattatgtcaaagtttttttatcttaaatttaatgctcttgatatatctaaaAACAACTATTTATCATGTATATTAGATGGCGGAATTCATCTTGATTTGATGGATCAtgaagataccattaaggctaaaAATCAAGCATcctagaaggataaagccaaaaccatgatcttccttcgtcgtcatcttgacgaagaattgaaaaatgaatatctcacattgaAAGATTTTGCAGATCTGTGGAAGAATCTTGAAGAAATGTATAATAATCAAAAGACAGTGATACTTTCTCAAACCCAATATGAGTGGACACACTTGCGTCTACaaaattttaaatccataaatgaatacaaT contains:
- the LOC112702852 gene encoding histone H4, which codes for MSGRGKGGKGLGKGGAKRHRKVLRDNIQGITKPAIRRLARRGGVKRISGLIYEETRGVLKIFLENVIRDAVTYTEHARRKTVTAMDVVYALKRQGRTLYGFGG